A single region of the Podospora pseudopauciseta strain CBS 411.78 chromosome 1, whole genome shotgun sequence genome encodes:
- a CDS encoding hypothetical protein (EggNog:ENOG503P9BR), whose translation MCDFTKNYYIYTGCMDPGVHFFRTSVDGSRQRSCPRGPHERYIMQPGQCPLCYG comes from the coding sequence ATGTGCGACTTCACCAAAAACTACTACATCTACACCGGCTGCATGGACCCGGGGGTACACTTCTTCCGTACCTCGGTCGACGGGAGCCGCCAACGCTCGTGTCCCAGAGGCCCTCACGAGCGCTACATCATGCAGCCCGGACAGTGCCCTCTCTGCTACGGTTGA